One Calditrichia bacterium DNA window includes the following coding sequences:
- a CDS encoding AraC family transcriptional regulator, with the protein MSNETRTLHIKNMVCPRCIQAVKTILTDLGYSVRAIDLGWAEIAITDKPVDLPAIAKSLQNSGFELLQNREKQLVEQIKNTLLTYIYSLEKADAPENASEFLGEKLGFSYAYLSKLFSQIEHVTIEKYLIHLKIERVKELLSYGELTLSEIAFRLQYSSSQHLSRQFKQITGITVSEFKSQPYVHRHSLDGLQFDA; encoded by the coding sequence ATGAGCAACGAAACCCGGACTTTGCATATCAAAAACATGGTTTGCCCGCGCTGCATTCAGGCGGTAAAAACCATTTTGACAGATTTGGGCTACAGCGTCCGCGCCATCGATTTGGGTTGGGCGGAAATTGCCATCACCGATAAACCGGTTGATCTTCCGGCAATCGCCAAGTCCTTACAAAACAGCGGTTTCGAGCTGCTGCAGAATCGTGAAAAACAACTTGTGGAGCAAATAAAAAACACACTGCTGACATATATTTACAGCCTCGAAAAAGCGGATGCACCGGAAAACGCATCGGAATTTCTGGGTGAAAAACTGGGTTTCAGTTATGCCTACCTCAGCAAATTATTTTCGCAAATTGAGCACGTCACGATCGAGAAATATCTCATCCACCTGAAAATTGAGCGCGTCAAAGAGCTGCTCAGCTACGGCGAACTGACGCTCAGCGAAATCGCTTTTCGCCTGCAATACAGCAGTTCGCAGCACCTTTCCCGCCAATTTAAACAGATCACCGGCATCACTGTCAGCGAGTTCAAATCGCAGCCGTATGTGCATCGCCATTCGCTGGACGGCTTGCAGTTTGATGCGTAA
- a CDS encoding LruC domain-containing protein codes for MTIAFDDEWPNLGNRDFNDLVVDAKYHITCDANNEITDIIGYFILKAMGTTKQNGFALQFPYPKSGVESVTGMQITDNYLSLSPKGFENVGHNLVAFIFDNGTDLMARPEPGIGINTEEGYQFITPDTLSVQILFKSPVQAWEIGSPPYNPFVIVNRNRGHEIHLNNHAPSEAVDVSLFGTGDDNSSVANGIYYRSSGNLSWAMDFPEVWDYPFEDTDVQNAYFNFYNWVTSGGTSNPDWFENVSGNRDESLIYRPYGISKK; via the coding sequence ATGACCATTGCATTTGATGATGAGTGGCCAAATCTCGGCAATCGCGATTTTAATGATTTGGTGGTTGATGCCAAATATCACATCACCTGCGATGCCAACAACGAAATCACCGATATCATTGGTTATTTTATCCTCAAAGCGATGGGAACCACAAAGCAGAACGGTTTTGCGTTGCAATTTCCGTATCCCAAATCCGGTGTGGAAAGCGTTACCGGCATGCAAATTACGGATAACTATTTATCGTTGAGCCCGAAAGGCTTTGAAAACGTCGGGCATAATCTGGTTGCGTTTATTTTCGACAACGGCACGGATTTGATGGCGCGCCCCGAACCGGGCATCGGCATCAATACGGAGGAAGGCTACCAGTTTATCACACCGGATACGCTTTCCGTGCAAATTTTGTTTAAATCGCCGGTTCAGGCATGGGAAATCGGCTCGCCGCCATATAACCCGTTTGTGATCGTCAATCGCAATCGCGGGCACGAAATTCATTTGAACAATCACGCACCCTCCGAAGCGGTCGATGTGTCGCTGTTTGGCACCGGTGACGACAACAGCAGCGTTGCCAACGGTATTTATTACCGGAGCAGCGGAAATTTATCCTGGGCAATGGATTTCCCGGAAGTTTGGGATTACCCGTTTGAGGACACGGACGTGCAAAATGCCTATTTTAATTTCTACAATTGGGTGACCAGTGGCGGCACATCCAACCCGGATTGGTTTGAAAATGTATCCGGCAATCGCGATGAATCGCTGATTTATCGCCCGTACGGAATCAGCAAAAAATAA
- a CDS encoding DUF4114 domain-containing protein, whose protein sequence is MHRKELFQSILVAFLALVFLGAGCKKISTKPDDTTELSAPENFEYNSSKTISTVFIAKDPDGNPLPKLRCNVYLAAAFQDFTSEKPYATGFTDANGMMGTTVQVPAGTDSLYLEIEYIGMLNNAIASTNDVNIVFELGKGVQGQFYKRPRLSGKSNFILNRLFSGTSTSQNNPELKVLGTWDNRGIPDYLESVADSFDANFLQRLNYSLPERVSIPNTYPEFLAAGNETNIDISDTTDVWVTFLHEGAGYRNVFCYYSYETANPPISTANIDTMTVIFPNVSYQSGFGSGAKVYLGKFQPGQTIGWSIIVNGWGNSSIDFNNGILYSDPALNPGTTDYQQHLIFLYDSLTTKYIIGFEDIVRDPDITNRASDEDFNDVVFTVTLDPVPPPIPVFPIPSIRRRIAITTASPIFTTPIPAMKTGHF, encoded by the coding sequence ATGCACAGGAAAGAACTATTCCAATCCATTCTCGTTGCGTTTTTGGCATTGGTGTTTTTGGGTGCCGGTTGCAAAAAAATCAGCACCAAACCTGACGATACAACGGAGTTGAGCGCTCCGGAAAATTTTGAATATAATTCCAGTAAAACGATCAGCACGGTGTTTATCGCAAAAGATCCAGACGGAAACCCGTTGCCGAAATTGCGCTGCAATGTATATCTCGCAGCAGCGTTTCAGGATTTCACTTCCGAAAAACCGTACGCCACAGGTTTCACAGATGCCAACGGAATGATGGGCACAACCGTTCAGGTTCCGGCAGGCACGGACAGTTTGTATCTGGAAATCGAATATATCGGCATGTTGAATAATGCCATTGCATCGACAAATGATGTAAATATCGTGTTCGAGCTTGGCAAAGGTGTGCAGGGTCAATTTTACAAACGCCCGCGACTTTCCGGGAAAAGCAATTTTATTCTAAATCGTTTATTTTCAGGAACATCGACATCGCAAAACAACCCGGAATTGAAAGTGTTGGGCACATGGGATAATCGGGGAATTCCGGATTATCTGGAATCTGTTGCGGATTCTTTCGATGCAAATTTTTTGCAGCGATTAAATTATTCGCTCCCCGAACGGGTGTCTATCCCAAATACATATCCTGAATTTTTGGCGGCGGGTAACGAAACCAATATCGACATTTCGGACACCACGGATGTGTGGGTAACATTTTTGCACGAAGGTGCCGGTTACAGAAACGTATTTTGCTATTACAGCTACGAAACAGCAAATCCGCCAATATCCACGGCGAATATCGATACGATGACGGTTATTTTCCCAAATGTGAGCTATCAATCGGGTTTTGGCTCCGGTGCCAAAGTTTACCTCGGTAAATTTCAGCCGGGACAAACCATCGGCTGGTCGATTATCGTAAATGGCTGGGGAAACAGCAGCATCGATTTCAACAACGGCATCCTTTATTCTGATCCGGCGCTCAACCCCGGAACAACAGACTATCAGCAACATTTGATTTTTTTGTATGATTCGCTGACCACCAAATACATCATTGGATTTGAAGATATCGTCCGGGACCCGGACATCACCAATCGCGCTTCCGATGAAGATTTTAACGATGTGGTGTTTACCGTTACGCTCGATCCGGTTCCGCCGCCAATTCCGGTGTTCCCAATACCATCGATCCGCCGCCGGATTGCGATAACGACGGCATCCCCGATTTTTACGACGCCTATCCCTGCGATGAAAACCGGGCATTTTTGA
- a CDS encoding aminotransferase class I/II-fold pyridoxal phosphate-dependent enzyme yields the protein MRPFLLERYFAKYEFAVEHLLSPSDCEPLAMPELLKMADAEIRELWENLRFSYTDSAGHPLLRTEIARLYETMSPENLLVCAPEEAIFIAMHIMLRKSEQFFYVAPAYQSLFEIAGTSGCKPHPLTLRAENGRWHLDLDELRRNITRRSRLLVINFPHNPTGFIPSRAEFDALIDIAAEHNLWIFSDEMYRGLEHDPASRLPAICDIYDQGVSLCGMSKSLALPGLRIGWLATRNDALRNNFLMYKDYTTICNSAPSEILSIIALRAKSQILANNRKLIANNLQLAKSFFSEYSEKLEWIEPQGSSTAFPRLRSEIPVDQFAETAVSRQNLMLLPGSVFDFSGNHFRVGLGRTSFPAALNALEKLLIDL from the coding sequence ATGCGCCCTTTTTTGTTGGAACGTTATTTCGCGAAATACGAGTTCGCGGTGGAACACTTGCTTAGCCCGTCCGATTGCGAGCCGTTGGCCATGCCGGAACTGCTGAAAATGGCCGATGCCGAAATACGGGAATTGTGGGAAAACCTTCGATTCAGCTACACGGATTCTGCCGGACACCCGCTGCTGCGGACCGAAATTGCCCGGCTGTACGAAACAATGTCCCCTGAAAACCTGCTGGTTTGCGCGCCGGAAGAAGCCATTTTTATCGCGATGCACATCATGTTGCGAAAAAGTGAGCAGTTTTTTTATGTGGCGCCAGCGTATCAATCGTTGTTTGAAATCGCCGGGACGTCCGGTTGCAAACCTCACCCGTTGACATTGCGTGCAGAAAATGGTCGCTGGCATCTGGATTTGGATGAACTGCGCCGGAACATCACCCGCCGATCGCGATTGCTGGTGATAAATTTTCCGCACAATCCCACCGGATTTATTCCGTCGCGGGCGGAATTTGACGCGCTGATCGACATTGCTGCCGAACACAATTTGTGGATTTTTTCCGATGAAATGTATCGCGGGCTGGAGCATGATCCGGCAAGCCGTTTGCCCGCAATTTGTGACATTTACGATCAGGGCGTATCGCTCTGTGGGATGTCCAAGTCGTTGGCTTTACCGGGTTTACGTATCGGCTGGCTGGCGACCCGCAACGACGCGTTGCGCAATAATTTTCTGATGTACAAAGATTACACAACCATTTGCAACAGCGCGCCATCGGAGATTTTATCGATTATCGCACTGCGTGCGAAATCCCAAATTTTAGCAAATAACCGGAAGCTGATCGCCAATAATTTGCAGCTTGCCAAATCATTTTTTTCGGAATATTCGGAAAAATTAGAGTGGATCGAACCGCAGGGCAGCAGCACCGCTTTTCCCCGGTTGCGCTCCGAAATACCGGTGGATCAATTTGCCGAAACAGCCGTTTCGCGGCAAAATTTGATGCTGTTGCCCGGCAGCGTTTTTGATTTTTCCGGCAACCATTTTCGGGTTGGGTTGGGGCGAACATCTTTTCCCGCTGCGCTCAATGCGCTGGAAAAATTGTTGATTGATCTGTGA
- a CDS encoding Smr/MutS family protein has protein sequence MDDAVEYPIDGVLDLHQFHPRDVKDLVPDYIAECRERGIFQIRIVHGKGKGVLREIVHSILKKHPDVLNFWQEGSAGSWGATVVSLREND, from the coding sequence ATGGACGACGCAGTTGAATATCCGATAGACGGCGTGCTGGATTTGCACCAATTTCACCCCCGCGATGTGAAAGATTTGGTGCCGGATTACATCGCCGAATGCCGGGAACGCGGCATTTTCCAGATTCGCATTGTCCACGGAAAAGGCAAAGGCGTACTGCGCGAAATTGTTCACAGTATCCTCAAAAAACACCCGGATGTACTGAATTTTTGGCAGGAAGGCAGCGCCGGATCGTGGGGCGCAACGGTGGTAAGTTTGCGGGAAAATGATTGA
- the queE gene encoding 7-carboxy-7-deazaguanine synthase has translation MAYSVKEIYYTLQGEGAHTGRPAVFCRFAGCNLWTGREADRHAATCKFCDTDFVGTDGINGGKFATAADLAAAVLAQWPKNQRAHPFVVCTGGEPLLQIDDDLVAAFHDRNFEIAIETNGTLLPPDGIDWICVSPKAGAEFQLRSGNELKLVFPQPGAEPERFCGLDFEHFFLQPMDGEHTERNIRLAMDYCLKHPQWRLSLQTHKLLNIP, from the coding sequence ATGGCATATTCAGTAAAAGAAATATATTACACATTGCAGGGCGAAGGCGCGCACACCGGGCGTCCGGCGGTGTTTTGCCGATTTGCCGGCTGCAATTTGTGGACGGGTCGCGAGGCAGATCGCCACGCGGCTACCTGCAAATTTTGTGATACGGATTTTGTGGGAACGGACGGCATCAATGGCGGGAAATTTGCCACAGCGGCGGATCTGGCGGCAGCAGTTTTGGCGCAGTGGCCGAAAAACCAGCGCGCCCATCCGTTTGTGGTCTGCACCGGCGGCGAACCGCTATTGCAAATCGATGACGATCTGGTTGCCGCCTTTCACGATCGCAATTTTGAAATCGCCATCGAAACCAACGGCACGTTGCTCCCGCCCGACGGTATCGACTGGATTTGTGTGAGCCCCAAAGCCGGCGCAGAATTTCAACTGCGCAGCGGCAACGAGCTGAAGCTGGTTTTTCCGCAGCCCGGAGCTGAGCCGGAACGTTTTTGCGGACTGGATTTTGAGCACTTTTTTTTGCAACCGATGGACGGCGAACACACCGAACGCAACATCCGGCTGGCAATGGATTATTGCCTGAAACATCCGCAATGGCGGCTGAGCCTGCAAACTCATAAATTGCTCAATATTCCGTGA
- the queC gene encoding 7-cyano-7-deazaguanine synthase QueC: MTSDNKNAVVLLSGGLDSSTTLAIAKSAGFVPFALTFRYGQKHQIELDAAKRIAAAMGVARHVIADIDLRIFGGSALTDFIEVPKNREENEMNAEIPVTYVPARNTIFLSFALAWAEVLNANDIFIGVNAVDYSGYPDCRPEYIAAYEKMANLATKAGTQDHKLLRIHTPLIDLSKAEIIRKGLSLNVDYSLTSTCYDPAPDGTACGECDACILRKKGFAEAGSVDPVPYLK; the protein is encoded by the coding sequence TTGACTTCAGATAATAAAAATGCGGTGGTGTTGCTCAGCGGCGGGCTGGATTCCAGCACGACATTGGCAATCGCCAAAAGCGCCGGTTTTGTGCCGTTTGCGCTCACCTTTCGCTATGGACAGAAACACCAGATTGAGTTGGATGCCGCCAAAAGAATCGCCGCAGCGATGGGCGTTGCCCGGCACGTCATCGCCGATATCGATTTACGCATTTTCGGTGGCTCTGCGCTGACAGATTTTATTGAGGTTCCCAAAAATCGCGAAGAAAATGAGATGAACGCGGAAATTCCGGTCACTTACGTGCCGGCGCGCAACACGATTTTTCTCTCGTTTGCGCTGGCGTGGGCGGAGGTGCTCAACGCCAACGATATTTTTATTGGCGTGAACGCGGTGGATTACAGCGGCTATCCGGACTGCCGGCCGGAATACATTGCGGCGTATGAGAAAATGGCGAATTTGGCCACCAAAGCCGGCACGCAGGATCACAAATTGTTGCGTATCCACACGCCGCTGATCGATCTCTCCAAAGCGGAAATCATCCGCAAAGGCTTGTCGCTGAACGTGGATTATTCGCTCACCAGCACCTGTTACGATCCCGCGCCGGACGGCACCGCCTGCGGTGAATGCGATGCGTGCATCCTCCGCAAAAAAGGATTCGCGGAAGCCGGCAGCGTCGATCCGGTTCCCTATTTGAAATAA
- a CDS encoding TolC family protein: protein MKHFSLMIFLLLGGIFGVSAQDNVPAVFRFGDVLDIALENHPQLKQFEARVQAKRGEWWQGIGLASPEISYLSEGMPTDGDGFAERRWTISQQVDFPLQSFFRMQRLRAERQSRSAELAAYHRDLVAQLKNAYADVAYALKLRDLRKQQFDIFNDLQGIAQTRVDVGEAAALELLKINIQLAEAENDLTDAENSYEQARYELFRLMGIDPDEQSYDVAFTDTLRFFAVTVDQESALRQLPDQPQLVSRDAAFRAAKFQSREAWSSFLPDISLSFYKQDYGSGYDFNGYEVGLSIPLWFPFNQRGEIQRAHAVQNEAKWERQRVLLQLKADIENAWHSYQASLEVIERFDNVIRRQAEQLLQLTREAYQLGEIDVLNLLDSQRTYLDSQQRYQKALRDYYRQLIALERVLGEELVFKEKG, encoded by the coding sequence ATGAAACACTTTTCTTTGATGATATTTTTGCTGCTCGGCGGCATTTTTGGCGTATCCGCACAAGACAACGTTCCGGCAGTTTTCCGGTTCGGCGATGTGCTGGATATCGCGCTGGAAAACCATCCGCAACTCAAACAATTTGAGGCGCGGGTGCAGGCAAAACGCGGCGAATGGTGGCAGGGCATTGGGTTGGCATCGCCGGAAATTTCATATTTGAGCGAAGGCATGCCGACTGACGGTGACGGTTTCGCCGAACGGCGTTGGACGATTTCCCAACAGGTTGATTTTCCCCTGCAAAGTTTTTTTCGCATGCAGCGATTGCGGGCTGAACGCCAGTCGCGCAGCGCAGAACTTGCAGCCTACCACCGCGATCTCGTTGCGCAATTGAAAAATGCTTATGCGGATGTTGCCTATGCGTTAAAATTGCGTGATTTGCGAAAACAGCAATTCGATATTTTCAACGATTTGCAGGGTATCGCGCAAACGCGGGTAGATGTTGGTGAGGCTGCTGCGCTGGAATTGCTGAAAATCAACATCCAGTTGGCAGAAGCGGAAAATGACCTCACCGATGCGGAAAATAGCTACGAGCAGGCGCGATACGAGCTGTTCCGGCTGATGGGCATCGATCCCGATGAGCAGTCGTACGATGTTGCGTTTACCGACACGCTGCGGTTTTTCGCGGTGACGGTGGATCAGGAAAGCGCGCTGCGGCAACTGCCGGATCAGCCGCAACTGGTCAGCCGGGACGCTGCGTTCCGTGCGGCAAAATTCCAATCGCGCGAGGCGTGGAGCAGTTTTTTGCCGGATATTTCGCTATCCTTTTACAAACAGGATTACGGCAGCGGCTACGATTTCAACGGATACGAAGTCGGGCTGAGTATTCCGTTGTGGTTCCCGTTCAACCAGCGCGGCGAAATCCAGCGGGCGCACGCGGTTCAAAATGAGGCGAAATGGGAGCGCCAGCGCGTGTTGTTGCAACTGAAAGCGGATATCGAAAATGCCTGGCACAGCTATCAGGCGAGTCTGGAAGTGATCGAACGGTTTGACAACGTGATTCGCCGGCAGGCGGAACAGTTGCTGCAACTCACCCGCGAAGCCTATCAGCTCGGTGAAATTGATGTGCTGAATTTGCTGGACAGCCAACGCACGTATCTGGACAGCCAGCAGCGTTACCAAAAAGCGTTGCGCGATTATTATCGCCAGTTGATCGCGCTGGAACGGGTGTTGGGAGAGGAGCTTGTGTTCAAGGAAAAAGGGTAA
- a CDS encoding efflux RND transporter periplasmic adaptor subunit, with the protein MKHILYLMVIAALLLSASCSRPTVEENTAEPVALPPSLSDAEVSGAVKTIRLTPEQATALNIRTATVEKGQFEYNLTVPGVVFPSPEHISVLSAPIDGLVIAIHAHEGEAVRRGQTLLELESLEIANLVADHLIARADDTFYQKQLDRMKLLVEKNIRPQRDLERAEADAIRAKAAVQASYARLLALGASEKLISQWETGERAHAHLPITAQIDGIITEHLIDMGQAVNAYQKMGTLVNTSQVLIKGYVDPEEGALLQPGDKVRIALREMPDQFIETRIETVVPTLDELNKSLTVNVLTKTTDNWPRPGQTVRLNIIAKYPQDVLRVPVSAVEFEGDDAAVFVKTGEHTFEKRNIRATRLMGENVIVASGLQPGETVAISQVFSLKALAKYEEFAEE; encoded by the coding sequence ATGAAGCACATTTTATATTTGATGGTGATTGCGGCGCTGCTGCTGTCAGCATCGTGCTCCCGCCCGACGGTGGAGGAGAATACGGCAGAACCGGTTGCGCTGCCGCCGTCGTTGAGTGATGCGGAAGTTAGCGGCGCAGTCAAAACCATTCGCCTGACGCCGGAGCAGGCGACCGCGCTGAATATCCGCACGGCCACCGTCGAAAAAGGGCAGTTCGAATACAATCTCACCGTTCCGGGTGTTGTGTTTCCATCGCCGGAACATATTTCGGTGCTCAGTGCGCCGATCGACGGATTGGTGATTGCCATTCACGCCCACGAAGGCGAGGCGGTGCGACGCGGTCAAACGCTGCTGGAACTGGAAAGTCTGGAAATTGCCAATCTGGTTGCCGATCACCTGATTGCGCGTGCAGACGATACGTTTTACCAAAAGCAACTCGATCGCATGAAATTGCTGGTGGAAAAAAATATTCGCCCGCAACGCGATCTGGAACGCGCAGAAGCCGATGCGATTCGCGCAAAAGCCGCCGTTCAGGCTAGTTACGCACGATTGCTGGCGCTCGGCGCATCCGAAAAATTGATTTCGCAATGGGAAACCGGCGAACGCGCCCACGCCCATCTGCCCATCACCGCGCAAATTGACGGAATCATCACCGAACACCTCATCGATATGGGACAGGCGGTGAATGCCTACCAAAAAATGGGAACGCTGGTGAACACTTCGCAAGTGCTCATCAAAGGATACGTCGATCCGGAGGAAGGCGCATTGCTGCAACCGGGCGACAAAGTGCGCATCGCGTTGCGGGAAATGCCCGATCAATTTATCGAAACGCGTATCGAAACGGTTGTGCCCACGCTCGACGAACTCAACAAATCGCTCACCGTAAATGTGCTCACCAAAACGACCGACAACTGGCCGCGACCCGGACAAACCGTGCGGCTGAATATCATTGCGAAATATCCGCAGGATGTGCTGCGTGTGCCCGTTTCTGCAGTGGAATTTGAGGGCGACGACGCTGCCGTTTTCGTGAAAACCGGCGAACATACGTTTGAAAAACGGAACATCCGCGCCACCCGGCTGATGGGCGAAAACGTGATCGTCGCCAGCGGCTTGCAACCCGGCGAAACGGTGGCAATCAGTCAGGTATTCAGCCTGAAAGCGTTGGCGAAATACGAAGAGTTTGCGGAGGAATAA